From the genome of Spinacia oleracea cultivar Varoflay chromosome 2, BTI_SOV_V1, whole genome shotgun sequence, one region includes:
- the LOC110785586 gene encoding protein SRG1 produces MAAPACCLPPNNDLASRLVQKIAQTVKDDIPDQFLHKDGFPEAKDIAQFWTDSLLIDLSLISSGDKDEFAKFQSVLSTWGCFLVKNHGIEESFLEEVIEVSREFFSLPFGEKMKYYTDDIFQGYDTDAVCQGLDQQKMNWNDRLFLTMYPKEKGDLKAWPANPSNFREIVDGYIKNIIDLAEALYKSAAKSLNISEDSFCLEKEGVILSRFTLYPKCPRPKNVLGSKPHLDGSLFTIVLADEEGLEVEKDGQWFKVPVIPGALFVNFGDFGEVLTNGIYKSTRHRVVTNPAKDRLSVTAFCTVDATRELTPLTELVTATRPALYKKFKVYEYKEGVCCQCGPGENAIDAVKLEFPQI; encoded by the exons ATGGCTGCACCTGCTTGTTGTCTACCTCCCAACAATGATCTAGCATCAAGGCTAGTTCAAAAGATAGCTCAAACTGTAAAAGATGATATTCCTGACCAATTCTTGCACAAAGATGGCTTTCCTGAAGCCAAAGATATCGCTCAGTTTTGGACAGACTCTCTCCTCATTGATCTTTCTCTCATCTCTTCGGGAGATAAAGATGAATTTGCCAAATTCCAATCTGTTCTCTCTACCTGGGGTTGTTTCTTG GTAAAAAATCATGGAATAGAAGAGTCTTTCCTAGAAGAGGTGATTGAGGTTTCAAGGGAATTCTTTTCACTTCCATTTGGTGAGAAGATGAAATACTATACAGATGATATCTTCCAAGGGTATGACACTGATGCAGTTTGTCAAGGGTTGGATCAACAAAAGATGAATTGGAATGATAGGCTATTTCTTACCATGTACCCTAAGGAAAAAGGCGACCTCAAAGCGTGGCCAGCAAATCCCTCAAATTTCAG GGAAATTGTGGACGGGTATATCAAAAATATAATAGACCTAGCTGAGGCTCTTTATAAGTCAGCGGCAAAGTCCCTGAACATAAGTGAAGACAGCTTCTGTTTAGAGAAAGAAGGGGTTATATTGTCAAGGTTCACCCTTTACCCAAAATGTCCTCGCCCCAAAAATGTACTTGGGTCCAAGCCACATTTAGATGGCTCACTTTTCACTATAGTCTTGGCTGATGAAGAAGGTCTCGAGGTCGAGAAAGATGGTCAGTGGTTCAAGGTTCCCGTCATTCCGGGTGCCCTCTTTGTCAATTTTGGCGACTTTGGTGAG GTGCTGACAAATGGGATATACAAAAGTACAAGGCATAGGGTGGTGACAAATCCCGCAAAGGATAGACTATCAGTCACAGCATTCTGTACCGTGGATGCAACTCGAGAACTCACACCCTTAACTGAATTGGTCACGGCAACTCGGCCTGCTTTGTACAAGAAGTTCAAAGTGTACGAGTATAAGGAGGGTGTTTGTTGTCAATGTGGGCCAGGGGAAAACGCCATTGATGCCGTCAAACTCGAGTTTCCCCAAATTTAA